One part of the Aspergillus fumigatus Af293 chromosome 7, whole genome shotgun sequence genome encodes these proteins:
- a CDS encoding glycoside hydrolase family 88 protein codes for MGLCTHPDAEKTWGTSGQFRSQSSAGRRSFLGVLMASGRANVLGRDSSERRDSGSDKHHRHHQQLQRSFSSNLAPLRMTVDIANHQIQSKGSQPLERIFSESVLAKILRVAVEALDNNDPPTEYPEFVPQKGPSTGRYVLRESSFWTCGFFPGLLYVLLERAIQYPSAFPYLGHPHSLDPASLRDHLVALCTKWTAPIYPMSLRTDTHDLGFILAPSLRRSWELTANPNSLRALLTGAQSLASRFVPATGAIRSWDVLRQSDVDITSLETDCLVIIDSMMNLNLLYYAAAHLGPQLAAIATTHAKTLLHSHLRRETIPGTARAGYSTIHVVNFDPATGAIKERRTAQGYAADSTWARGQAWAITGYAQTYAWTRDRQFLDVAIGLAEYFLARLEGAPPCVEQRVDGRRVGRYVPLWDFDAPVDEASPLRDSSAGVIAANGMLLLSQALVGADDGLARRFREAAMRIVSETVECSYSREEARLVDGGKQVEDVSGSRFDAILRNATANHNAKDLDRYSDHGLVYADYYLLEFGNQLLKLGLI; via the exons ATGGGCTTATGTACCCACCCTGACGCGGAGAAAACCTGGGGAACATCGGGTCAATTCCGGAGTCAATCGTCCGCTGGCCGTCGATCTTTCCTGGGGGTTCTGATGGCTTCGGGGCGGGCGAATGTGCTCGGGCGTGATTCCTCCGAGCGACGGGATAGTGGCAGTGATAAGCACCATAGGCAtcaccagcagctgcagaggagcttctcttccaacCTGGCACCTCTCAGAATGACGGTAGACATAGCGAACCACCAGATCCAGTCCAAGGGATCCCAGCCTCTAGAGAGAATCTTCTCGGAAAGTGTGCTGGCCAAGATCCTCCGCGTGGCCGTCGAGGCTTTAGACAACAAC GACCCTCCAACCGAGTATCCGGAGTTCGTCCCTCAAAAAGGACCCTCGACCGGGCGCTATGTCCTCCGCGAATCCTCCTTCTGGACCTGCGGCTTCTTCCCCGGGCTCTTGTACGTCCTCCTCGAACGGGCCATCCAATACCCCTCGGCCTTTCCATACCTGGGACACCCTCACAGCCTCGATCCAGCCAGCCTGCGCGACCACCTCGTCGCCCTCTGCACCAAATGGACCGCCCCCATCTACCCGATGTCCCTGCGAACCGACACCCACGACCTCGGCTTCATCCTGGCCCCGTCGCTCCGCCGCTCCTGGGAACTCACCGCCAATCCCAACAGTCTTCGCGCTCTCCTAACAGGCGCGCAAAGCCTCGCCTCGCGCTTCGTGCCCGCCACCGGCGCCATCCGCAGCTGGGACGTCCTCCGCCAGTCCGACGTGGACATCACCTCCCTCGAGACCGactgcctcgtcatcatcgacagcatGATGAACCTCAATCTTCTCTACTACGCGGCGGCGCATCTGGGTCCGCAGCTGGCGGCGATTGCGACCACGCATGCGAAGACCCTCCTCCACTCCCATCTGCGCCGGGAGACGATACCCGGAACGGCGAGGGCGGGTTACTCCACCATCCACGTCGTCAATTTTGACCCCGCCACGGGTGCGATCAAGGAGCGCCGCACTGCGCAGGGGTACGCGGCGGACTCGACGTGGGCGCGCGGCCAGGCGTGGGCGATTACCGGGTATGCGCAGACGTACGCCTGGACCCGGGACCGGCAGTTCCTGGATGTTGCCATCGGGCTGGCCGAGTACTTCCTCGCGCGACTGGAGGGGGCGCCGCCTTGCGTGGAGCAGAGGGTGGATGGCAGGAGGGTCGGCCGGTACGTGCCGCTGTGGGACTTTGATGCGCCGGTCGACGAGGCGAGTCCGCTGCGGGATTCCTCTGCGGGGGTGATTGCCGCGAATGGGATGCTGTTGCTCTCGCAGGCGCTGGTTGGCGCGGACGACGGCCTGGCGCGGCGGTTTCGCGaggcggcgatgaggatTGTGAGCGAGACGGTGGAGTGTTCGTATTCGCGGGAGGAGGCGAGACTGGTGGATGGAGGGAAGCAGGTGGAGGACGTGTCCGGGAGTCGCTTTGATGCGATTCTGCGCAATGCGACGGCGAATCATAATGCGAAGGACCTGGATCGGTACAGTGACCATGGGCTTGTGTATGCGGATTACTATCTGCTGGAGTTTGGGAATCAGCTGTTGAAGCTGGGACTGATATAG
- a CDS encoding glycoside hydrolase family 154 protein, giving the protein MPPLSNFSDNPLHSRDDLIRAALALVRPLHAHFSPAHAFIRLPISTGAHFDDGAAFLEGFARPLWVIATLLHALPFTSDPATIDAIKNVTQPWIEGIRAGTDPAHPEYWGAIAHGDQRMVEAEVLACALLFAPDAFFRRQDEATQNHIVAWLRGLHGKDMPVNNWRWFRVFANLALVLVANVPYEEVRPEMDADFAVLDGFYLGGGWSGDGPWLSAEGEEREREEGMRTGRWDAIGCGRQADYYSGSFAIQFSQLLYVKFASHLDPERAERYRAQAREFGASFWRYFDKNGGAIPFGRSLTYRFACGAFFAALAVADIPDMPDPLASMGAVKGFLLRHLRWWAAHSTDVFYADGTMNIGYLYPNMYMAEDYNSPQSVYWSLKSLVVLLLPDSHPFWTTPEAPYPSAQPPVEVVSAPQQLLCNHPSGGHHFLLNPAQFVAWPMKASPAKYCKFAYSSAFAFSVPTGPLIQQLAPDSTLALSRDGCATWAVKWKCAPVRFGTAVVPGQKDRVPVAEVEWRPWVDGEITVRTTLVPPTDRWPDWHVRIHRIQGRNLERLYAVEGGFAIERVPKGNVQTPGRERILPALEGEDWLDQDIGVGEGVHMSEDSVLILSAAGASGLRGAATMARTEHEALKPDSNTNLMAQRTLIPVVRHGLLDGDRQGAVLVTAVFAVASPQDQSRRSLRARWMDYPREASSILLE; this is encoded by the exons ATGCCAccgctcagcaacttcagCGACAACCCCCTTCACAGCCGCGACGATCTCATCCGCGCCGCCCTCGCCCTGGTCCGCCCTCTGCACGCCCACTTCTCCCCCGCACACGCCTTCATCCGCCTCCCCATCTCAACAGGCGCCCACTTCGACGATGGCGCCGCCTTCCTCGAGGGATTCGCCCGTCCACTCTGGGTCATCGCGACCCTCCTTCATGCCTTGCCATTCACCTCCGACCCCGCCACCATcgacgccatcaagaatGTCACCCAGCCGTGGATCGAGGGCATCCGCGCCGGCACAGACCCCGCCCATCCCGAATACTGGGGCGCCATCGCCCACGGCGACCAGCGCATGGTCGAAGCAGAGGTGCTCGCCTGCGCGCTCCTGTTCGCGCCGGACGCCTTCTTTCGCCGCCAGGACGAGGCCACGCAGAACCACATCGTTGCGTGGCTGCGCGGCCTGCACGGCAAGGACATGCCGGTGAACAATTGGCGGTGGTTCCGCGTGTTTGCGAACCTGGCGCTTGTGCTGGTGGCGAACGTCCCATACGAGGAGGTCCGACCAGAAATGGATGCGGATTTTGCGGTGCTGGATGGGTTTTATCTCGGGGGTGGGTGGTCGGGGGATGGGCCGTGGTTATCTGCCGAGGGGGAGGaaagggagagggaggaggggaTGCGCACGGGGCGATGGGATGCGATCGGCTGTGGACGGCAGGCGGATTACTACTCGGGGAGCTTTGCGATTCAGTTTAGCCAGTTGCTTTATGTCAAGTTTGCGAGCCATTTGGACCCGGAGCGGGCGGAGAGGTATCGCGCCCAGGCGAGGGAGTTTGGGGCCAGTTTCTGGCGGTATTTTGACAAGAACG GAGGCGCCATCCCCTTTGGACGCTCCCTGACGTATCGCTTCGCGTGTGGAGCGTTCTTCGCTGCGCTGGCTGTCGCCGACATCCCTGACATGCCGGACCCGCTAGCGTCGATGGGCGCCGTCAAAGGCTTCCTTCTGAGACATCTACGCTGGTGGGCAGCTCACTCGACCGATGTGTTTTATGCCGATGGGACAATGAACATCGGCTACCTGTATCC CAACATGTACATGGCCGAAGACTACAACTCCCCGCAATCGGTCTACTGGAGCCTCAAATCCCTCGTCGTGCTCCTCCTACCGGACTCGCATCCCTTCTGGACCACCCCCGAAGCACCCTATCCATCGGCCCAACCCCCAGTGGAGGTGGTGTCGGCGCCGCAGCAGCTCCTCTGCAACCACCCGTCCGGCGGccaccacttcctcctcaaccCGGCCCAATTCGTCGCCTGGCCGATGAAGGCCTCGCCGGCAAAGTACTGCAAGTTCGCGTACTCGTCGGCGTTTGCGTTTAGCGTGCCGACGGGCCCGCTGATCCAGCAGCTCGCGCCGGACAGCACCCTTGCGTTGAGCCGGGATGGGTGCGCGACTTGGGCTGTGAAGTGGAAGTGCGCGCCGGTGAGGTTCGGGACTGCGGTCGTACCGGGCCAGAAGGACAGAGTCCCCGTGGCGGAGGTCGAGTGGAGGCCGTGGGTGGATGGGGAGATTACGGTCCGGACGACGCTGGTTCCGCCGACGGATCGGTGGCCGGACTGGCATGTTCGGATTCATCGGATCCAGGGCAGGAATTTGGAGCGGTTGTATGCGGTGGAAGGGGGGTTTGCGATTGAGCGGGTGCCAAAGGGGAATGTGCAGACGCCTGGCCGGGAGCGGATTCTTCCTGCACTCGAGGGGGAGGATTGGCTGGATCAGGATATCGGGGTCGGTGAAGGGGTGCATATGTCGGAGGACAGCGTGCTGATCCTGTCTGCGGCTGGGGCGAGCGGTCTTCGTGGGGCAGCGACCATGGCAAGGACGGAGCATGAGGCGCTGAAGCCCGACTCGAATACGAATCTCATGGCGCAGCGGACGCTGATTCCTGTCGTGAGACATGGGCTGTTGGACGGTGACCGTCAGGGGGCGGTCCTAGTGACGGCTGTCTTTGCTGTTGCGAGTCCACAAGACCAGAGTCGGAGGAGTCTCCGGGCGAGATGGATGGATTATCCACGGGAGGCCAGTAGTATCCTGCTAGAGTAG
- the frdA gene encoding putative FAD dependent oxidoreductase, which translates to MASPPPVIIAGSGLAGLSAASTLIAHHVPVLMLDRALKPGGNSIKASSGINGAGTIFQHCDDNADIFFQDTLRSAGQAFTRASSDERARRETLISTLASRSADAVHWLVDEKGVDLSKVAPLGGHSFPRTHRGAGRDPPGFSIVGTLLRKLKMEGLFTLRNGARVTRVVKEEGCVKGVEYVTVEGETQNHTVEGPVIFATGGFAGDSSGMLAQYRPDLADFPSTNEAREGTQPILEAVGASVVDMECVQVHPTGFVDPKDPAAMAKFLAAEMLRGEGGILLNSDGSRFVNELETRQHVVDAIRQSTSPMETATRQWDVTLVLDESSAAAAGSHMDFYVAKGLMKKVTVGGLDLPTVKTLQEYGDVVSGRKEDPFGRKSFGHWKLTEVLPEYAVYVGQVTPVIHFTMGGVVIDERSRVIGTDGTPIEGLWAAGEVTGGVHGQNRLGGSSLLECVVFGRIAGTEAAAWHKEHYPEAPPSSDGTRS; encoded by the coding sequence ATGGCATCCCCACCACCAGTCATCATAGCTGGCTCCGGCTTAGCCGGCCTCTCCGCCGCCAGCACCCTCATCGCGCACCACGTCCCCGTCCTGATGCTCGACCGCGCCCTCAAGCCAGGCGGCAACTCCATCAAAGCGTCTTCGGGGATTAACGGCGCCGGAACAATATTCCAGCACTGCGACGACAATGCcgatatcttcttccaggacACGCTCCGGTCCGCCGGCCAGGCATTCACACGGGCAAGTAGCGACGAGCGCGCCCGGCGGGAGACGCTGATTTCGACGCTGGCGTCTCGTTCCGCGGACGCGGTGCACTGGCTCGTTGACGAGAAGGGCGTGGACCTGAGTAAAGTCGCGCCATTGGGGGGACATAGCTTCCCGCGAACGCATCGCGGGGCGGGGCGGGATCCGCCTGGCTTTTCGATCGTGGGGACGTTGCTtcggaagttgaagatggaggggcTGTTTACTCTGCGGAACGGGGCGAGGGTTACGCGGGTTGTAAAGGAGGAGGGGTGCGTGAAGGGGGTGGAGTATGTGACTGTCGAGGGGGAGACACAAAACCACACGGTCGAAGGGCCAGTCATCTTCGCTACGGGCGGGTTTGCGGGCGATTCCAGCGGTATGCTGGCGCAGTATCGGCCGGATCTGGCCGATTTTCCCTCGACGAACGAGGCGAGGGAAGGCACGCAGCCAATTCTCGAGGCGGTGGGTGCCTCGGTGGTGGATATGGAGTGCGTGCAGGTTCATCCGACGGGGTTCGTGGACCCCAAGGATCCGGCGGCGATGGCCAAGTTCCTGGCGGCTGAGATGCTTCGCGGAGAGGGTGGGATTCTGCTCAATAGCGATGGAAGCCGGTTCGTGAATGAGCTGGAGACCCGCCAGCATGTCGTTGATGCCATTCGGCAGTCGACCTCTCCGATGGAGACGGCTACGCGCCAGTGGGATGTGACGCTGGTCCTTGATGAGAGCTCCGCAGCAGCCGCTGGCTCTCACATGGACTTTTACGTCGCGAAGGGACTCATGAAGAAGGTGACGGTCGGGGGGCTGGACCTACCGACGGTGAAGACCCTCCAGGAGTATGGGGATGTTGTGTCCGGCCGGAAAGAGGATCCGTTCGGCCGCAAGTCGTTTGGCCATTGGAAATTGACGGAAGTTCTGCCGGAGTACGCGGTTTATGTCGGACAGGTGACGCCGGTCATTCATTTCACGATGGGAGGGGTGGTGATCGACGAGCGGAGCAGGGTCATCGGCACAGACGGGACCCCGATAGAAGGCCTCTGGGCTGCAGGGGAGGTGACTGGAGGTGTCCACGGCCAGAACCGTCTGGGAGGGTCGTCTCTTCTGGAGTGTGTGGTGTTTGGACGTATAGCAGGGACTGAGGCGGCAGCATGGCACAAGGAACACTACCCAGAAGCTCCTCCCTCGAGTGATGGTACAAGGAGCTGA
- the mgtC gene encoding MgtC/SapB family protein, with protein MRYPFDQGDQETWTQVGQLLVATGLSSIIGIEREWRHKSAGLRTNTLVGIGAALFMLISKLGSFDVLARGLVVLDPSRIAAQIVSGIGFIGGGIIFKQRNEIRGLTTAAGVWLSAAVGAACGAGLLRLASVATALYFVAVLVYPTVLRVLRQYLDRKDTTEISAVIRYRTGADGLQTLLMNIMQAGFRVRMITRLEEVFVNQAASKGPAGGDGYQSISSISRSPMTPAAQIERLERIFDIRLTVNGTRGPDSLMHALSQLESIISVSIEDDEGEFVQRV; from the coding sequence ATGCGCTACCCCTTTGATCAAGGCGACCAGGAGACATGGACTCAGGTAGGACAGCTACTAGTAGCCACAGGACTGTCATCCATCATCGGGATCGAGCGAGAATGGAGACACAAAAGCGCAGGATTGCGCACGAATACACTCGTCGGGATAGGCGCAGCCCTGTTCATGCTGATCTCGAAACTGGGGTCCTTTGACGTCCTGGCCCGCGGCCTGGTCGTGCTGGATCCAAGCCGGATCGCAGCCCAGATCGTGTCCGGCATTGGCTTCATAGGCGGCGGGATCATCTTCAAGCAGCGCAACGAGATTCGAGGCCTGACGACTGCCGCTGGTGTTTGGCTGAGTGCCGCAGTTGGGGCTGCCTGTGGCGCTGGACTGCTCAGATTAGCGAGCGTTGCCACCGCGCTGTACTTCGTTGCGGTGCTCGTCTATCCGACTGTGCTGCGGGTTCTGCGGCAATACCTTGATCGGAAGGATACGACGGAGATCTCGGCTGTGATACGCTACCGGACTGGAGCGGATGGGCTGCAAACTCTGCTCATGAATATCATGCAAGCAGGGTTTCGTGTACGGATGATAACCCGACTAGAAGAAGTGTTTGTGAATCAGGCCGCGAGTAAAGGCCCTGCGGGGGGCGATGGATACCAGTCGATCTCGAGTATCTCCAGGTCACCAATGACACCTGCGGCGCAAATTGAGAGACTCGAGCGGATCTTTGACATTCGCCTGACGGTGAATGGCACGAGAGGCCCAGATAGTCTGATGCATGCTCTTTCCCAGCTGGAATCGATCATTTCGGTTTCCattgaggatgacgaaggaGAATTCGTCCAGAGAGTTTGA
- a CDS encoding Zn(II)2Cys6 transcription factor, with protein sequence MQAAGSVQEDRPACRACRKRKLRCSREVPLCAHCRRIGTTCEYDGEREKPGLKAGAVEALRRRVGRIGRGRIPVLWLRHCARAWRCSWDTCSSLIAANDTVLEAVVDAYFALVQPWIPIFHEKRFRRRLRSPDKARLEVVLHAMVVAMLKHVDQSVLPADLHDIEAVCERSRKIVVLTAMDDLYVENLQALIIICFEDIGSGRVSRAWPIVGSLTRTVEYLQLSVESENHDTGRVLQPRPSLPTAADWVEEEERRRVFWTVFNLDRWNTSLTSNDVHRRLPADGGLWHNEEPVTTPFFGIWDRSAGKIGTLIAFLPTDKPSPTAQVDMSTVGAFAYRVEATESLSRVTTFFLQQRINHRDRQEMGSWLMRFKELDLRLVSWKMFLPQKWKDTNISRQPTVVTMDPNLTLAHITHNTSMILLHQRIAYPPPEWLEVVKLPTLSSAETCEAAAAETANITEKYLGNCPRDGVVDSQFAFCVFVSARVLLGEFSSSGPSRGFSQRTLEVVHWRYYGTPLSPDYWTLMKCLDAMATRWSGRVQASRQNSAARYFGQLNAIHRACQSDENFKLDVLGYSNEIEWTGEKQTTAPAAVPAPDTTTGLSQVAFPADLPPMLQSSPARMSYNTGSPDELTTVTSILLDQQYSEMDRIISLSNAYFASDVAYST encoded by the exons ATGCAAGCCGCGGGATCCGTGCAGGAGGATCGTCCTGCCTGTCGCGCTTGTCGAAAGAGGAAACTCCGCTGCTCGCGCGAAGTGCCGCTCTGCGCGCATTGTCGGAGAATCG GGACGACGTGCGAGTATGAtggggaaagagagaagCCGGGTCTCAAAGCTGGAGCTGTCGAGGCGCTGAGAAGACGCGTTGGTAG AATAGGCCGGGGTCGGATACCAGTGCTGTGGCTGCGGCACTGCGCGAGGGCATGGAGATGCTCCTGGGACACCTGCAGCAGCCTCATAGCCGCAAACGACA CCGTTCTAGAGGCCGTGGTCGATGCGTACTTCGCGCTGGTCCAGCCATGGATCCCCATCTTCCACGAAAAGAGATTCCGGCGGCGGCTGCGGAGCCCGGACAAGGCTCGCCTGGAAGTTGTGCTGCATGCGATGGTCGTGGCGATGCTCAAGCATGTCGACCAGTCGGTCCTGCCGGCCGATCTCCACGATATCGAAGCGGTCTGTGAACGATCCCGGAAGATTGTGGTCCTGACCGCAATGGATGACCTCTACGTGGAGAACTTGCAGGCGTTGATTATCATCTGCTTTGAGGAT ATTGGATCCGGCAGAGTCTCTCGAGCGTGGCCGATCGTCGGCTCCTTGACGCGAACGGTGGAGTACCTTCAGTTGAGCGTCGAGTCCGAGAACCACGATACCGGACGAGTCTTGCAGCCCCGGCCTTCCCTTCCGACGGCGGCAGActgggtggaggaggaagaacgaCGGCGTGTTTTCTGGACGGTTTTCAACTTGGACAG GTGGAACACGAGCCTCACCTCCAACGACGTCCACCGTCGTCTCCCCGCAGACGGCGGCCTCTGGCACAATGAAGAACCCGTCACCACCCCCTTCTTCGGCATCTGGGACCGCTCCGCGGGGAAGATCGGCACCCTGATCGCCTTCCTACCGACCGACAAGCCGTCGCCCACCGCGCAAGTCGACATGTCCACCGTCGGCGCCTTCGCCTACCGCGTCGAAGCCACCGAGTCGCTCAGCCGCGTGacgaccttcttcctccagcagcGCATCAACCACCGCGACCGCCAGGAGATGGGAAGCTGGCTGATGCGGTTCAAGGAGCTGGATCTCCGCCTGGTCAGCTGGAAGATGTTCCTCCCGCAGAAATGGAAGGACACCAATATCTCGCGGCAGCCGACGGTCGTGACGATGGATCCGAATCTCACGCTGGCGCATATCACGCACAACACGTCGATGATCCTGCTGCATCAGCGGATCGCGTATCCGCCGCCGGAGTGGTTGGAGGTGGTCAAGTTGCCCACGCTGTCCAGTGCCGAGACGTGCGAGGCGGCAGCGGCCGAGACGGCCAATATCACCGAGAAGTATCTGGGGAATTGTCCGAGGGACGGGGTCGTGGATAGTCAGTTTGCGTTTTGTGTGTTTGTCAGTGCCAGGGTTCTCCTTGGTGAgttttcttcctctggaCCTAGCCGGGGCTTCTCACAGCGGACCCTCGAGGTAGTGCATTGGCGATATTACGGCACGCCCTTGTCGCCAGATTACTGGACCCTGATGAAATGCCTCGATGCCATGGCCACACGCTGGTCGGGCCGTGTCCAGGCCAGTCGTCAGAACTCAGCGGCCCGGTATTTTGGCCAGCTCAACGCCATCCACCGGGCGTGTCAGAGCGACGAGAACTTCAAGCTGGATGTCCTGGGATACTCCAACGAGATTGAATGGACGGGAGAGAAGCAGACAACAGCACCGGCAGCCGTACCAGCACCGGACACCACCACTGGACTGTCCCAGGTGGCCTTTCCGGCAGACCTACCGCCGATGCTGCAGTCGAGCccggcgaggatgagctACAACACCGGCAGCCCGGACGAATTGACGACGGTGACCTCCATCCTGCTCGATCAACAGTACTCGGAGATGGACCGGATCATCAGTCTAAGTAATGCGTATTTCGCATCCGATGTAGCCTATAGTACTTGA
- a CDS encoding putative rhamnosidase B, translating to MPPNREAQAAPSEDTGTPTQMRVEGLGFLGAERTHNLGDFYSSPPTLAADKSRGQAQYEGRRGLLLQAKRPIPLARFRGCWVRIRIRGCIVFRRTSKQESSRNAPQLIIFKMKFIVVVNALIVALCSHVALATTIGHPSLMPREDALSDNNNNNSTVATPYGNVVSTVLDDGKKKVEFFDVDGTLEVTAIEAVDGTAIFYDAEGREVNLADMDEDDDDEDLEKRVPKWRLAIKFAKLIAKYGKRAWSYIYCVGTAPFWKCGDETINSLQSNWIWAPNWVDSSPASTAGKIVRFTHNVLLTSPATRALVHCSADTRYKLYVNGVRAAVGPARGSPVIWYYDTVDMAPYLRVGDNEIVFVVLRYFNAGRGAMPFERTAFPGLTVVGTIETGTETVDVQSREGWLVQVDESINERIAPAVLEEPTTPMVYGIRTLNGDLSPWRLRPRQIPMPEESSVGVGLVRKCQSTNHIDEWTGFLIAKQTLTLAASSSHVLEIQADVHSTAFLRWSFRAVQASGITLKITYSEGYEQEPPSYPFFRAKADRLHAENGRLIGPYDEVTLDLPAGVTTVYEPFWFRTFRLIRLEIASGPAPVELLSFDAAQVNYPLAVKASWQEEDDQYSERIWEVSIRTMRNCMFDGCSDCPFYEQLQYSGDSRSVGLFHYLLSGDDRLMRQAITNFASSITPEGLTQSRFPSHVPQIIAGFSLYWILQVCDHHRHFGDSAYARSFLPRIDGVLEFFHAHIDSLGLVSNLPDDVWQYVDWVTTWGATETHPDKGVPTSGRQSNRHTFFSLLYAYVLNQAAQLLHDVGRPGHAAEYTARAEAVLASVRTHCYDGRFFTDSTAAIAGEGAYSQHCQVFAVLAGAVAEDDRARLLTESFAEPCFAKCSYVMQFYALRAFSLAGDEAYEAYWGRVWDPWRRMLECNLTTWEEDDVRQRSDCHAWGSVPIYEYCTELAGVRIEVPGARRVLFKPRLRLSKGLLARVAVGKDNVATVRWETLDGEKRVELRFERAVDVVSQLPGEKAVEHGVVQSLFFTWKGR from the exons ACGAGGCTGCATCGTATTCAG GCGAACAAGCAAGCAAGAAAGCAGCAGGAACGCTCCCCAGCTTATCATCTTCAAAATGAAGTTCATTGTCGTCGTCAACGCTCTCATCGTGGCCCTCTGCAGCCACGTCGCCCTGGCCACTACCATCGGCCACCCCTCCCTGATGCCGCGCGAGGATGCCCTCAgcgacaacaacaacaacaacagcaccgTCGCGACTCCCTACGGCAACGTTGTGAGCACCGTCCTCgacgatggcaagaagaaggtggaGTTCTTCGATGTCGATGGCACCCTGGAAGTTACCGCCATCGAGGCCGTTGACGGAA CTGCTATCTTCTACGACGCCGAGGGCAGGGAAGTCAACCTTGCAGacatggacgaggacgacgacgacgaagacctCGAGAAGCGGGTGCCCAAGTGGAGGCTCGCCATCAAGTTCGCCAAGCTGATTGCCAAATATGGCAAGCGGGCCTGGTCCTACATCTACTGTGTCGGTACTGCTCCGTTCTGGAAGTGCGGCGACGAG ACCATAAACTCCCTCCAGTCCAACTGGATCTGGGCTCCAAACTGGGTGGACTCGTCCCCCGCCAGCACAGCCGGGAAAATTGTCCGATTCACGCATAATGTATTACTTACTTCCCCCGCTACGCGAGCGCTCGTCCATTGCTCAGCGGATACACGCTACAAGCTGTACGTCAATGGCGTGCGGGCAGCGGTGGGACCCGCCCGCGGCAGCCCTGTGATCTGGTACTATGACACGGTGGACATGGCGCCGTATCTGCGTGTCGGGGACAACGAGATCGTCTTTGTGGTGCTGAGGTATTTCAATGCGGGCAGGGGCGCGATGCCTTTCGAGCGCACAGCGTTCCCTGGATTGACGGTTGTCGGGACGATTGAGACAGGCACGGAGACTGTGGATGTCCAGTCGCGAGAAGGGTGGCTGGTGCAGGTGGACGAGAGT ATTAATGAGCGGATTGCGCCGGCTGTGTTGGAGGAGCCGACGACGCCGATGGTGTACGGGATACGGACATTGAATGGTGATCTGTCGCCCTGGCGTCTACGGCCTCGTCAGATCCCTATGCCCGAGGAGTCTTCCGTGGGGGTTGGTCTTGTCCGAAAGTGCCAGAGTACCAACCACATCGACGAGTGGACGGGCTTTCTGATCGCAAAGCAGACACTGACGCTGGCGGCAAGTTCCTCGCATGTGCTCGAAATCCAGGCAGATGTCCATTCGACTGCGTTCCTGCGGTGGTCTTTCCGGGCAGTACAGGCGTCTGGCATAACCCTCAAGATCACCTATTCCGAGGGATACGAGCAAGAGCCACCGTCCTACCCGTTCTTCCGCGCAAAAGCCGATCGACTGCACGCGGAGAATGGACGCCTCATTGGGCCGTATGACGAAGTGACCTTGGATTTACCTGCGGGAGTGACCACCGTATACGAGCCGTTCTGGTTTCGCACGTTTAGACTGATCCGGCTGGAGATCGCCAGTGGGCCTGCACCGGTTGAGCTCTTGTCGTTCGATGCTGCCCAGGTGAACTATCCCTTGGCAGTCAAGGCTAGCtggcaggaagaagatgaccagTACAGCGAGCGGATCTGGGAGGTTTCCATCCGCACGATGCGCAACTGCATGTTTGACGGGTGCTCCGACTGTCCGTTCTACGAGCAGCTCCA ATACTCTGGCGACAGCCGCTCGGTCGGTCTGTTCCACTACCTGCTCTCCGGTGACGACCGCCTCATGCGACAGGCCATCACGAACTTCGCTTCGTCCATCACCCCGGAAGGCCTCACACAGTCCCGATTTCCGTCCCATGTCCCGCAGATCATCGCCGGGTTCTCCCTCTACTGGATCCTCCAAGTCTGCGATCACCACCGCCACTTCGGCGACAGCGCCTACGCCCGCTCCTTCCTTCCCCGCATCGACGGCGTCCTCGAGTTCTTCCACGCCCACATCGACTCCCTCGGGCTCGTCAGCAACCTCCCAGACGACGTCTGGCAATACGTCGACTGGGTGACCACCTGGGGCGCCACAGAGACCCATCCCGACAAAGGCGTCCCCACATCGGGCCGCCAGTCAAACAGACacaccttcttcagcctcCTCTACGCCTACGTCCTCAACCAAGCCGCGCAGCTCCTCCACGATGTCGGCCGACCCGGCCACGCAGCCGAGTATACCGCGCGCGCGGAAGCTGTCCTCGCATCCGTGCGCACGCACTGCTACGACGGGCGCTTCTTCACGGATTCCACGGCGGCGATCGCCGGCGAGGGCGCCTACTCGCAGCACTGCCAGGTATTCGCTGTGTTAGCTGGTGCGGTGGCGGAGGACGACCGTGCGCGCCTGCTGACGGAGAGCTTTGCGGAGCCCTGCTTTGCCAAGTGCTCGTATGTGATGCAGTTCTATGCGCTGCGGGCGTTCTCGCTGGCGGGGGACGAGGCGTATGAGGCCTATTGGGGGAGGGTGTGGGATCCGTGGCGGCGGATGCTGGAGTGTAATCTGACCACGtgggaggaggatgatgtgcGTCAGCGCTCGGACTGTCATGCTTGGGGGAGTGTGCCGATCTATGAATATTGTACGGAGTTGGCGGGGGTGAGGATTGAGGTCCCTGGGGCGAGGAGGGTGCTGTTCAAGCCTCGGTTGAGGCTGAGTAAGGGCCTCTTGGCGAGAGTGGCAGTGGGTAAGGACAATGTCGCGACGGTGAGGTGGGAGACGCTGGACGGCGAGAAGAGGGTAGAGCTGAGGTTTGAGAGAGCCGTCGATGTGGTTTCTCAGTTGCCGGGGGAGAAGGCCGTTGAGCATGGAGTGGTGCAGTCTCTGTTCTTTACGTGGAAAGGCCGTTAG